A window of the Octopus sinensis unplaced genomic scaffold, ASM634580v1 Contig16382, whole genome shotgun sequence genome harbors these coding sequences:
- the LOC115230796 gene encoding Friend leukemia integration 1 transcription factor-like, with the protein MGIFVITDGDLLAYWWGQCKQNPSMNEQKLSRALRTYYKYPKILKKVRHSRNTYMFLNRRTEQIPTHMSPEQTKEINIPNMSYPQYTVQTEEIQPQICQFYMPFEDPYYSYYVPNIYYPNYTSYDYNYSEDSNCLNRYSKELDDILFPLENEFGSTINDQALTEPDFYTSYYK; encoded by the coding sequence atGGGAATATTTGTAATCACCGATGGAGATTTGTTGGCATATTGGTGGGGACAATGCAAACAAAACCCTTCCATGAATGAACAAAAACTTTCGAGGGCTCTCAGAACATACTACAAATAtccaaaaattcttaaaaaagtaCGTCATTCAAGAAATACCTACATGTTCCTCAATAGAAGAACAGAACAAATCCCAACACATATGTCACCGGAGCAgactaaagaaataaatatccccAATATGTCGTATCCCCAATACACTGTTCAGACAGAAGAAATCCAGCCACAAATCTGTCAGTTTTATATGCCATTTGAGGATCCGTATTATTCATATTATGTGCCAAATATTTATTATCCGAATTATACATCATATGACTACAATTATTCTGAAGATTCAAATTGTCTCAATCGTTATTCAAAGGAATTGGATGATATTCTTTTTCCCCTCGAAAACGAATTTGGTTCTACAATTAATGACCAGGCTCTAACAGAACCAGATTTCTACACATCATActataaataa